GGCATGTTAATTATTTTTGTCAGGTGGATTATTTAAACTTGTAGAACAGTTGATTATTTTTCCCGCAATAATGCGTTATAGCCCGCTTGACTGAAATGTATATCATTTGTTAGAACGTCTCTCAGCTTGTATTTGCTCATTATTTCCATCGAAATGCAGTCGGTTAAGCTCCATGATTTATCAGGACGGTCTTCAAATAATTTCCACCCCTGAGACCATAAGCTCTTATCAACAAATACTGTTTTGATCCTCAGAGAATTTTGCAGTCGCTTGTAAAATTCAATTACAGCATCACGATACATTGGCTTACAAAGCGAATTAGCAACTTCATTTAAAACTGCCGTTGAAGTTATAAACATGGTTCCAGCAAGCAACTGCTCTTTGTATATCGCGTCAGTTTTTTGATGGAGTTCATCATCTGCGTTCAATAATGCTATCCAGCCTGCGGAGTCCACAAAGCAGCTATTTCTCATTATTCAAATCCTTTTTTGGCATTCCATACAAATAATGGTCATGATTTGTAGCCAGATCTGTGATTCCAGTTTTTACAGCCAGCGAAGCTAGATCAAAAGCGGAATCTTTCTCAACGCTTTCGATCAGTTCATCTTTCTCCAAAGGCTCGATCCTCAAACGATATCGCTGGTTAATTTTTAGCTCGACCTCTTTTTCAGGGCGAAAGACTTTTCCATCGAAAATAGCATGGACTGTTTTTGTCATAAGAAAACCCCATTTTTAATTTTAGAATTTAGAATTTAGATTTCAGATTTAAAAAACAAAAGATTTCTTCTATCCGTCACGGCGGAAAACAACCCGACGAAGTTCGTTACCGAGAATTATCAGTTGTAATCTTTCAACCGTATTTAGCGAAAAAAATTGCTCGCCCGTCTCTGGATTAACCCGAGCAGGCACATTTTCGATGATACTAAATTTTCCGTTTCTTTCTAAGGTATAGGTTCCTCGTTGCTCTATTAAACTCTTTGCTCTCATATTGATCTCAACCTGCAAAGGACAAGAAACCATCTTGTCCTACTTTTTCAATTTCCGATACGCCTCCAAAACCAGAATGACCGCCACCACGAACAACAGCGTTCCAACCACGGCTAACATGTAGGTGCTAACCAGATTGAAGCTATCCAGAATTTTTACCCCTGAATAATGATCGAGCAGCGAAATAATCTTATGATAGACCAAAATCACCAATGCCGTCAGCGTTACGGCGAACATGAAATACATGGGATAGCGCAGAAAGCCGTTTTTCTGACCTTTGTTCG
This genomic window from candidate division KSB1 bacterium contains:
- a CDS encoding DUF104 domain-containing protein gives rise to the protein MTKTVHAIFDGKVFRPEKEVELKINQRYRLRIEPLEKDELIESVEKDSAFDLASLAVKTGITDLATNHDHYLYGMPKKDLNNEK
- a CDS encoding PIN domain-containing protein, yielding MRNSCFVDSAGWIALLNADDELHQKTDAIYKEQLLAGTMFITSTAVLNEVANSLCKPMYRDAVIEFYKRLQNSLRIKTVFVDKSLWSQGWKLFEDRPDKSWSLTDCISMEIMSKYKLRDVLTNDIHFSQAGYNALLREK